One stretch of Anolis carolinensis isolate JA03-04 chromosome 3, rAnoCar3.1.pri, whole genome shotgun sequence DNA includes these proteins:
- the LOC100558767 gene encoding zinc finger protein 420, with product MLTLNTPITVDMGGKAYKCAEYGKSFNQHEDLQLHKITHTEEKPYPCLECGKSFAHIKTLHKHQRIHSGEKPYTCLLCEKSFIRSDHLHKHERTHTGEKPYTCLKCGKTFAQSGILQSHERIHTGEKPYTCLECGKTFAHSGSLHSHQRSHTGEKPHKCMECGKSFARSGSLHLHKRTHTGEKPFVCRECGMTFARNGTLHIHQRTHDGEKPHKCMKCGKSFTLSRSLHSHQRTHTGEKPYTCLECGKSFTHSSQLHSHHRIHSGEKPYKCVECGKSFARSETLHSHHRTHTGEKPYQCLECGRSFSEKRNLRSHLRTHTGEKPYICLDCGKSFTHIGSLRSHQKTHTGEKPYTCQECGKSFSESGSLHSHQRIHSGEKPYTCLECGKSFTHIGGLHSHQRTHIREKAYTCLECGKSFTLIGTLHKHQRTHTGEKPYTCQECGKSFSESGTLHTHQRTHTGEKPYKCLECGKSFSQSSHLHRHHRIHTREKPYICIKCGKRFMWSGSLYSHQKIHAGENGCI from the coding sequence ATGTTGACATTAAACACACCTATCACTGTTGATATGGGTGGAAAAGCCTATAAATGTGCTGAATATGGGAAGAGCTTTAATCAGCATGAAGATCTGCAGTTACACAAAATAACTCACACGGAGGAGAAACCCTAcccatgcctggagtgtggaaagagctttgctcatatTAAAACTCTACATAAGCACCAGAGAATTCactctggggagaaaccctatacatgcctgttgtgtgaaaagagcttcattcGGAGTGATCATCTACATAAACATGAGagaacccacactggggagaaaccctatacatgcctgaaGTGTGGAAAGACCTTTGCTCAGAGTGGAATTCTACAGTCACATGAaagaattcacactggggagaaaccctatacttgcctggagtgtggaaagacctTTGCTCATAGTGGAAGTTTGCATTCCCATCAAAGAagtcatactggggagaaaccccataaatgcatggagtgtggaaagagcttcgcgCGGAGCGGAAGTCTACATTTACataaaagaactcacactggagagaaaccctttgTATGCAGGGAATGTGGAATGACCTTCGCTCGTAATGGAACTCTACATATCCATCAAAGAACTCACGACGGGGAGAAACCCCATAAATGCAtgaagtgtggaaagagtttcactctAAGTAgaagtctacattcacatcagagaacacacactggggagaaaccctatacatgcctggagtgcggaaagagcttcactcacagTTCACAATTACATTCCCATCACAGAATTCactctggggagaaaccctataaatgcgtggagtgtggaaagagctttgctcggaGTGAAACTCTGCATTCACATCataggacccacactggggagaagccttatcagtgcctggagtgtggaaggaGCTTCAGTGAGAAAagaaatctacgttcacatctaagaactcacactggggagaaaccctacataTGCCTGgattgtggaaagagtttcactcacattggaagtctacgttcacatcaaaaaactcacactggggagaaaccctatacatgccaggagtgtggaaagagcttcagtgagagtggaagtctacattcacatcaaagaatccacagtggggagaaaccgtatacatgcctggaatgtggaaagagcttcactcacatTGGAggtttacattcacatcaaagaactcacattAGAGAGAAagcctatacatgcctggagtgtggaaagagcttcactcttATTGGAACTCTACACAAACATCAGAGAACCCACACTGGGGAAAAGCCCTatacatgccaggagtgtgggaagagcttcagtgagagtggaactCTACATACACATCAGAGaactcacaccggggagaagccttataaatgcctggagtgtggaaagagcttcagtcagagttcaCATCTGCATAGACATCACAGAATTCACACTCGGGAGAAGCCCTATATATGCATAAAGTGTGGGAAGCGCTTCATGTGGAGTGGTAGTTTATATTCACATCAGAAAATCCACGCTGGGGAGAATGGTTGTATCTGA
- the LOC100558570 gene encoding gastrula zinc finger protein XlCGF52.1: protein MEAKVYKCTECGKSFRQHGHLQLHESTHAAEKPSKCLGCGKSFSENRFLHNHQRTQTGKKPYKCLECGESFNYNKSLHSYQRTHGAEKPYICLECGKSFAESGSLHKHQRIHTGEKPYKCSECGKSFSCSGNLHCHQRTHTGEKPFSCLECGKSFAQIGGLHSHQRTHTGEKPFSCLKCGKRFTHSETLHTHYRTHTGEKPYTCLECGKSFSRNQNLHSHQRTHTGEQPHKCLECGKSFAWSQTLHTHQRTHTGEEPYTCLECGMTFTVSRSLYFHQRIHTGEKPHKCLECGKSFSYNKNLHIHQRTHTGEKPYTCLECGKSFTQRGNLHLHQRIHTGEKPYSCLKCGKSFTRSETLHTHYRTHTGEKPYTCLECGKSFSENSNLRSHQRTHTGEKPFKCMECGKGFARSDHLHKHHRTHWGETLYMPGV, encoded by the coding sequence ATGGAAGCGAAAGTATATAAATGtacagaatgtggaaagagtttccgTCAGCATGGACATCTGCAGTTACATGAAAGCACTCACGCTGCGGAGAAACCGTCTAAATGTCTGgggtgtgggaagagcttcagtgagaaTAGATTCCTACATAACCACCAAAGAACTCAAACTGGgaagaaaccttataaatgcctggagtgtggagagAGCTTCAATTATAATAAAAGTCTACATTCATATCAAAGAACCCATGGTGCagagaaaccctatatatgcctggagtgtggcaAGAGCTTTgctgagagtggaagtctacataaacatcaaagaattcacactggggagaagccttataaatgctcagagtgtggaaagagcttcagttgcAGTGGAAATCTCCACTGTCATCAGAGAACacacactggtgagaaacccttttcatgcctggagtgtggaaagagttttgcTCAGATTGGAGGTCTACATtcgcatcaaagaactcacactggggagaaacccttttcGTGCCTGaagtgtggaaagagattcactcACAGTGAAACTCTACATACACATTatagaactcacactggggagaaaccctatacatgcctggagtgtggaaagagcttttctCGGAATCaaaatctacattcacatcaaagaactcacactggggagcaACCTCATAAatgtttggagtgtggaaagagctttgcttggAGTCAAACTCTACATACACACCAGAGAACCCACACTGGAGAggaaccctatacatgcctggagtgtggaatgaCCTTCACTGTGAGTAGAAGTCTATATTTTCATCAAagaatccacactggggagaaaccacataaatgcttggagtgtggaaagagcttcagttatAATAAAAATCTACAtatacatcaaagaactcacactggggagaaaccctatacgtgcctggagtgtggaaagagcttcactcagaggggAAATCTACATTTGCATCAGAGAATCCACACAGGGGAAAAACCCTATTCATGCCtgaagtgtggaaagagcttcactcggaGTGAAACTCTACATACACATTatagaactcacactggggagaaaccctatacatgcctggagtgtggaaagagcttcagtgagaattctaatctacgttcacatcagagaactcacactggagagaaaccttttaaatgtatggagtgtggaaagggttTCGCTCGGAGTGATCATCTCCATAAACATCATAGAactcactggggagaaaccctatatatgcctgGAGTCTGA
- the xrra1 gene encoding X-ray radiation resistance-associated protein 1 isoform X4: MQLHHVKSPTDLCSVDVSNRNFSSAKEEDFEQFTSVAYINATENLLTLDVFRTFPELRELELSLNGLRNLKVNAGDFPHLEVLDLSYNNLSPEDVQALGVLSHLKVLHLTANGLSALPLDLAVPESSEESPRFPALEVLLLDDNHLSHPNVFVSLANLQNLKQLNLDRNGIREVPYLQQVEKARFSIHPLSAKSGIKEGLRSRKKAGKQLHQDQPSKRNKTPDYIILQNSKDPERTGEALKEVIFPSWTPESPTQEPSPSPPPSPQPDPKTSCVDEDAEFTLPLPELRFLSLADNEVEHEEDLLAVALFPSLAELTFHGNPFTTSRSGEPPLLTSFLQNKLGIKLVRKKISKLEKPRIFIPIKANRKVKSQLPKVKKRPLMIDAPLETTFWQLWTGADLDPQRSQPGMPPPLPSIKSIGSEPNRPILLMLNPEDRSAPYSLSSSFSADDFSGFHSLTEQLQFGTALDEVSSLDNLLFSNVSTARPQSPLPHSSVEEQHQRELEARIHRFLKEQNLRDFPGPPTPIRRTPPALARPDQSPEIVPPVTSEAEHLPPVPLLQISLPEESLSELVPPMETSTVEEEVPKSSSVSGKENLSEDIPPEDNQLESIPPASSSPLGLDQLESFSPSGSLAGDLPEAPSPDASHLGDHLAEVSPSQSSALSGQDLLDFPEPVPPSDSLIGEEDIMGSLPSSVEHDLPEEQTKPKQESGAEMSLASGSEGEDLQPREMPRLQKISPKSLSPSRSSSRELYELFAQAHLAAIPSGNDDEFSSEMCSPGEESPAEGKSGSFFMTQLDEVPTIEKKSPKERKKRKSLKVPEKYRGYEELLGGDPGPDFVEPLGIQHNVQALEKALRYPLVYRDGKARLDSFQKPYVPTEKTKLRSVPQKPQKPRAEQLEEILLEMRKPKNIVHVPLVCILEHRKENWLEYRKALELLKEFREDYQAAVATCNKKKAKPVSKKSVVAAETDQGQALRSLLEVKGSSRPQAPEPPPKDEELTPKDEELTPKDEEPTPKAEDPTPKAEDPTPKEEEPTPKEEEPTPIDEDPTLKEEDPTPKEEDPTPKEEDPTPKEEEPTPKEEEPTPKEEEPTPKDEEPTPKDGEPTPKDEEPTPKDEEPTVDTEEPPVLEN, encoded by the exons GTTTTGGATCTCTCCTACAACAACCTCTCTCCTGAGGATGTCCAAGCTTTGGGGGTTTTGTCCCACCTTAAAGTTCTCCATCTCACTGCCAATGGGCTGAGTGCACTTCCACTTGACCTGGCTGTTCCTGAGAG CAGTGAAGAATCCCCGAGGTTCCCAGCTCTGGAAGTCTTGCTCTTGGACGACAACCACCTTTCCCACCCAAATGTTTTCGTCAGCCTGGCCAACTTGCAAAA CCTGAAGCAGTTAAATCTGGACAGAAACGGGATCAGAGAGGTGCCGTATCTCCAGCAGGTAGAGAAGGCTCGCTTCTCCATCCACCCGCTTTCGGCAAAGTCCGGCATCAAAGAAGGTCTGCGGAGCCGGAAAAAAGCTGGCAAACAGCTCCACCAGGACCAGCCCTCGAAGCGGAACAAGACGCCGGACTATATCATTCTTCAGAACAGCAAGGATCCAGAGAGAACGGGTGAAGCTCTTAAGG AGGTAATCTTCCCATCCTGGACCCCAGAGTCACCAACCCAG gagccttctccttctcctcctccttccccgcaACCAGATCCCAAGACTTCCTGCGTCGACGAAGATGCCGAGTTCACTCTTCCTTTGCCAGAACTGAGGTTCCTTAGTTTGGCGGACAATGAG GTCGAACACGAGGAGGACCTCTTAGCCGTGGCTCTCTTCCCGTCTCTGGCAGAACTGACCTTCCATGGGAATCCTTTCACCACTTCACGCAGCG GTGAACCTCCTTTACTCACCAGTTTCCTTCAGAACAAACTGGGCATCAAACTGGTCCGGAAGAAAATTTCCAAGCTGGAGAAGCCACGAATCTTTATACCCATCAAAGCTAACCGGAAG GTGAAATCGCAGCTGCCCAAAGTTAAAAAACGCCCGCTGATGATAGATGCACCGCTTGAAACCACCTTCTGGCAGCTGTGGACTGGGGCGGACTTGGATCCCCAGAGATCTCAACCTGGGATGCCCCCGCCTCTTCCATCCATCAAGTCCATAGGGAGTGAGCCCAATCGCCCGATCCTCTTAATGCTCAACCCGGAAGATAGATCCGCGCCTTATTCTCTGAGCAGTTCGTTCTCCGCAGACGATTTCTCTGGTTTCCATTCCTTGACGGAGCAGCTGCAGTTCGGGACTGCCCTGGACGAAGTCTCTTCGCTGGACAACTTGCTATTTTCAAATGTCAGCACGGCCCGGCCCCAGTCTCCTCTCCCGCACAGTTCTGTAGAGGAACAGCATCAAAGGGAGCTTGAAGCGCGGATTCATAGGTTCTTGAAAGAACAGAATTTGAGAGATTTTCCTGGCCCTCCTACTCCGATCCGTAGAACTCCACCTGCTTTGGCACGACCAGATCAATCTCCTGAGATTGTCCCACCAGTGACTTCCGAGGCAGAACATCTACCACCGGTTCCACTGCTGCAGATTTCTTTGCCAGAAGAGTCACTTTCAGAGCTTGTTCCACCAATGGAAACTTCAACAGTGGAGGAAGAAGTGCCCAAGTCTTCTTCAGTCTCAGGGAAAGAGAACCTGTCCGAGGACATCCCACCAGAAGACAATCAACTGGAATCCATCCCACCTGCCAGCTCAAGTCCTCTAGGACTGGATCAGTTAGAATCTTTTTCACCAAGTGGATCACTTGCAGGAGATCTACCTGAGGCTCCCTCACCAGATGCTTCTCATCTAGGTGATCACCTGGCAGAAGTATCTCCTTCACAGAGTTCAGCCTTGTCAGGCCAAGATCTCTTGGACTTTCCTGAGCCTGTTCCCCCAAGTGACTCTCTGATAGGGGAAGAGGACATCATGGGGTCTCTCCCATCCTCAGTTGAACATGATCTTCCAGAGGaacaaaccaaaccaaaacaagAGTCTGGAGCAGAGATGAGCTTGGCATCTGGATCAGAGGGAGAGGACCTTCAGCCACGCGAAATGCCACGCTTGCAAAAGATTTCACCCAAATCCCTTTCGCCTTCCCGGTCGTCTTCCAGAGAGCTTTATGAGTTATTTGCCCAAGCCCACTTGGCCGCCATTCCTTCGGGGAACGATGATGAATTTTCCAGCGAAATGTGTAGTCCTGGTGAGGAATCTCCAGCGGAAGGGAAATCGGGATCTTTCTTCATGACGCAG CTGGATGAGGTCCCCACTATTGAAAAGAAGTCAccgaaggaaaggaagaagagaaaatcgTTGAAAGTGCCTGAGAAATACAGGGGTTATGAGGAGCTGCTCGGAGGGGACCCCGGGCCAGATTTCGTGGAACCATTGG GAATACAGCACAATGTCCAAGCACTGGAGAAGGCTCTCCGCTACCCTCTGGTCTACCGCGATGGCAAGGCCAGGCTGGACAGCTTCCAGAAGCCCTACGTCCCAACAGAGAAGACG AAATTGCGATCCGTGCCCCAAAAGCCCCAAAAGCCCAGGGCAGAGCAGCTGGAAGAAATCCTCTTGGAGATGAGGAAGCCCAAAAACATTGTGCATGTGCCCTTAG TGTGTATTCTGGAGCACAGGAAAGAAAACTGGCTCGAATATAGGAAGGCCTTGGAGCTGCTGAAGGAATTCCGCGAAGATTACCAAGCCGCGGTGGCCACCTGCAACAAAAAGAAGGCCAAGCCGGTCAGTAAGAAGAGTGTCGTTGCAGCCGAGACGGACCAAGGCCAGGCCCTCAGAAGTCTTCTTGAGGTCAAAGGGAGCAGCAGGCCACAGGCACCAGAACCCCCACCGAAAGATGAGGAACTCACACCGAAAGATGAGGAACTCACACCGAAAGATGAGGAACCCACACCGAAAGCAGAGGATCCCACACCGAAAGCAGAGGATCCCACACCGAAAGAGGAGGAACCCACACCGAAAGAGGAGGAACCCACACCGATAGATGAGGATCCCACACTGAAAGAGGAGGATCCCACACCGAAAGAGGAGGATCCCACACCGAAAGAGGAGGATCCCACACCGAAAGAGGAGGAACCCACACCGAAAGAGGAGGAACCCACACCGAAAGAGGAGGAACCCACACCGAAAGATGAGGAACCCACACCAAAAGATGGGGAACCCACACCGAAAGATGAGGAACCCACACCAAAAGATGAGGAACCCACTGTAGACACCGAAGAGCCACCTGTTCTAGAAAACTAA